A region from the Candidatus Methylomirabilota bacterium genome encodes:
- a CDS encoding IS1634 family transposase, whose product MLATLGRVDELKASGQLDQLAAAFTRLDPPRVGFRREVGPLLLVHHVLERLGLVGLVDRHVPQRGRAELTTGEVVAALIANRLCAPAPLYDIAAWGSNAALHEVLGVPGMLLNDDRLGRALEAFAPVAESVRGAAALAAVEAFGADAARLHVDLTTLRVAGAYSDSKLIAKGWGSDRRVARQVQMLQATNPEGIPLYVRPHPGNAAELTCIGVALERLAALLGPGVLICADSALGHFKNLCATHRAGLKFVVPLRASTGFAATFLEDVGTEALRPLRYVSARQKNLPANKRARYRGTIRPLAVTDPETGEKHSFRVAYVWSSEEASSVAEARERALNKAEEELAKIRRGLGGRYYKTLQQVEARVANILIQPIRAFLAVRTGMREGKPTLRWRRNRAAITAAARTDGIYALATNLPGRLSAKRVLRLYKDQFVVEQRHRDAKQTLRVRPLFLHNDDRIAALISIVGLALLVFGIIEAGVRRALGAGRTLPGILPEGRAALPTGRSILAAFQGLGLTFTHEGPQLDPLTATQRQILGLLDVRIPWTEGSTLPAQKCGKRG is encoded by the coding sequence GTGCTGGCCACCCTCGGGCGCGTCGATGAGCTCAAGGCGTCGGGCCAACTCGACCAGCTCGCCGCCGCCTTTACGCGCCTCGATCCTCCTCGCGTCGGCTTCCGACGCGAGGTCGGCCCCCTGCTTCTGGTGCATCACGTGCTCGAGCGACTGGGCCTGGTCGGGCTCGTCGACCGCCACGTGCCCCAGCGCGGACGTGCGGAGCTGACGACGGGAGAGGTGGTGGCGGCCCTGATCGCCAACCGCCTTTGCGCGCCCGCTCCCCTGTACGACATCGCGGCCTGGGGCAGCAACGCGGCCCTGCACGAGGTGCTGGGCGTCCCCGGCATGCTGCTCAATGATGACCGCCTCGGTCGGGCGCTGGAAGCATTCGCACCCGTGGCGGAGAGCGTGCGTGGGGCGGCGGCCTTGGCCGCGGTAGAGGCCTTTGGCGCCGATGCCGCCCGGCTCCACGTGGATCTGACCACCCTGCGCGTCGCCGGCGCGTACAGCGATTCGAAGCTGATCGCCAAGGGCTGGGGATCCGACCGGCGGGTGGCGCGCCAAGTACAAATGCTGCAAGCCACCAATCCAGAGGGCATCCCCCTCTACGTTCGCCCGCATCCAGGCAACGCGGCGGAGCTCACCTGCATCGGAGTGGCGTTGGAACGACTGGCGGCTCTACTCGGCCCCGGTGTCCTCATCTGCGCCGATTCCGCCCTGGGTCACTTCAAGAACCTGTGCGCCACGCACCGCGCCGGCTTGAAGTTCGTCGTTCCCTTGCGCGCCAGCACCGGTTTCGCCGCCACGTTCCTGGAGGATGTCGGCACGGAAGCCCTGCGTCCCTTGCGCTACGTCTCCGCGCGCCAGAAGAACCTGCCCGCCAACAAGCGCGCACGCTACCGCGGAACCATTCGCCCACTCGCCGTCACCGATCCCGAGACCGGAGAGAAACACTCCTTCCGCGTGGCCTACGTGTGGTCCTCCGAGGAAGCCTCCTCGGTCGCGGAAGCCCGAGAGCGGGCGCTGAACAAGGCGGAGGAGGAACTCGCCAAGATCCGGCGGGGACTCGGCGGACGCTACTACAAGACGCTGCAGCAGGTGGAGGCCAGGGTCGCCAACATCTTGATCCAGCCCATTCGTGCGTTCCTGGCGGTTCGGACGGGGATGCGGGAAGGCAAGCCCACCTTGCGCTGGCGCCGGAACCGGGCCGCCATCACCGCAGCCGCGCGCACCGACGGCATCTATGCCCTCGCCACCAACCTGCCGGGACGCCTCTCGGCCAAACGAGTCCTTCGCCTCTACAAGGACCAGTTCGTGGTGGAGCAGCGACATCGCGACGCCAAACAGACTCTCCGCGTCCGCCCGCTCTTCCTCCACAACGATGACCGCATCGCCGCCCTCATCAGCATCGTCGGTCTGGCCCTACTGGTGTTCGGGATCATCGAGGCCGGCGTCCGACGCGCCCTCGGTGCCGGAAGGACCCTGCCTGGAATCCTCCCCGAAGGGCGCGCCGCCCTTCCCACCGGCCGATCGATCCTCGCCGCTTTCCAGGGCCTCGGGCTCACCTTCACCCACGAGGGGCCGCAACTGGATCCGCTCACCGCCACGCAGCGCCAGATTCTCGGGCTGCTTGACGTACGCATCCCCTGGACCGAAGGCAGTACCCTACCCGCCCAGAAGTGCGGAAAACGGGGCTAG